The genomic stretch CGGAAATCGGCGTGGCCTCGACCAAGGCCTTCACCGCCCAGGTCGCCGCCCTGCTGGCGCTGGCCGTGGCGGCGGGCGTGGCGCGCGGCCGGATCGATGCGGCCCAGGAGCACGAACTGGTCAAGGCCCTGTTCGAAAGCCCCCGCCTGATCGCCGAGGCCCTGCGCATGGACGCCAGCATCCGCGCGGTGGCCCACGACCTGGCCAAGGCCGACGACGTCCTGTTCCTCGGCCGGGGCGCCATGTTCCCCCTGGCCATGGAAGGCGCGCTGAAGCTGAAGGAGATCAGCTATATCCACGCCGAGGGCTATGCCGCCGGCGAGCTGAAGCACGGCCCTATCGCCCTGATCGACGAAGACACCCCCACCATCGCCCTGGCGCCGCTGGACGACGTCTTCGAGAAGACCGCCTCAAATCTGCAAGAGGTCGCCGCTCGCGGCGGTCCGGTCATCATGATCGCCCCGGAAAAAGCGCCCGATCCGCACGGCGCCGGCATCCGCCGCATCCACGCCCCGGACTGCCACCCCCTGATCGCGCCCCTGGTCTACGCCGTGCCGGTCCAGCTGCTGGCCTACTACACCGCCGTCCAGAAGGGCACCGACGTCGATCAGCCCCGCAACCTGGCCAAGTCCGTCACCGTGGAGTGAGGTGCTGGTTTGGCGAGCCGCTCCTCGCTAACTGCCGGCCTCAAGCGGCGACAGGCTGCAGTTCACCGCGCAGAGTGTGAGCGAGATAGGCGCGACCAGCCTTATCACGCACGACAGACTGCTGCGGAACGTCCGACGCACGCCAGTAGTGCACGACCAGACTGCTGCGAGTCCGCGAGAAATCCCTTATGGGCGAACCGCCGTGAATAAGCTGGCCGTGCCAGATGAAGACATCGCCAGGACCGCCCTGATAACGAATCAAGGGAAGCTGTAATTCCTCAATCTGAGCTTGCACATAGGCGCGGCAATCGGCGAATTCGGCATCGATGACGTTCAGGCGTCCATCGGAGAAACGGTAGGGCGCGATCTTGTGACTGCCGGGGTAGAAGAATATGGGGCCGTTCGTATCATCGACCGGGTCGAGAGAAATGCTTGCGGCAACCATGCTCTCATCATCGGGGGCGGGCATATACCAACTATCGATGTGCGCGTCTTGCTGGCTGCCACGTTCGAAATTCAAGGAGTTGCAGATCATAGGCTCGGACTGGAGCAATTCGCCCATGATCCGCTTCAGGCGCCGAGACAAGGCAACACTGCGTATGGTGTCGTCCCTCAAAAACAGATTGTTTAGCTTGTAAGCCTCCCCTCTTACTGTGAGGGGGGTATCGTTCATGGTGAAGCACTGACCAGCATAATCGCCAGTAATGACATCCACATTGTGCGGATTGCCCGAGGGATTCGCCCAATGCCACTCTACCCTATTGCGGACTGCTGTGATTTCTTCGGTTGAGATGGCCTTTTTTAGATGCAGATATCCTTGATCGTTCCACGTTTTACGCTGTGTGGCCGAGAGGGGCGAAAAAAACGGCAAATCGAACATCGAAAGCTCCAACTGCATCCATGCGCCGCAAAGGTTATCGCTGATCATAGCCAAACAATAGGCGGTTGTGTCGCGTCACAGGCCCTCTACAACGCAAACCATAACGCGTGAAGAGGATGCCCGTAACCGTGGTAAAGAATATGGAGGCCGGTTGGCTGGCGCGTGTTGGCGGCCTGTTTAGGAAGTCCAATGACACTGCTCTTCGCGAGAAGGGACGTGGCGCGCTTCGCGAGGGGCGAACGGATGAGGCAATTGAGGCGTTTCAGCGCCATTTGGCGCTGCGTCCTCGTGATGGACAAACTTGGGTTCGTCTCGGAAATGCGCTCAAGGACGCCGGGCGTTATGATAACGCCGAGGTCGCCTACGAAAAGGCCTGCAAGATTAGACCCCGTTCCGCTCACACTTGGTTGCAGCGGGCCCATCTTGCCCGTTTCAGCGGCGACCGAGAGGGAGCTGCGGCCTATTTTCGACGTAGCTTCGAACTGGACGGAAACGCTGAGGCAGGACGGGAGTTGTTGCGACTTTCCGATTCGGTAGAGGGCGCGTCCGCCCCTCCCTCCCTTGTCGGCTGTATCGACGGTCTAACGGCGAATTCAATCTTTGGCTGGGTGGTCGATCCGGACAGTCCCGATGTTCCGGCCAAGATCGAGTTTCTGCAGGCCGGGGTCGTGGTCGGATTGGGCCAAACTTCTATCGCGAGGCCGGATGTCCATGCGGCGGGTTACGGTGCAACTCATGCCGGATTTCGCGTCGCACTGAATGCTCATTACCGGGGCGATAAAGGACCAGTGATTGCCCGATTGTCAGAGAGCAAACGCCCATTGGTCAATTCGCCGTTCCAGCCTGCTGAGGACGACCATGTCTCTCTGTGGCTGAAGCGTTGGCAGGTGGTTGACGCCGATACACGTGCGGAGCTTCGACGACTTTTCGATCAGGAGACAGAGGGGCTGTCTCTGTCGATAATCATGCCGATCTATAATCCGCCGATCAATTGGCTGAAGCAGGCGCTGGACAGTGTGGTGGGGCAGTTCTGTAGCCGATGGGAGCTGATTTGCATTGATGACGCGTCTCCTGACCCCGCAGTCATGGGCGTACTGTCTGCATATGCGGCAAAGGATCGACGCATAAGAATTCTACAGATGCCCAAGAATGGAGGAATATCGAAGGCGACAAACGCTGGCCTGAAGCTAGCAAAGGGCGACTACGTCGCTTTCATGGATCATGACGACGCTCTCGAGCCCGAAGCGGTTTATCGCATGCTGGAAACAGCTCGTGGAGGTTATGATCTAATATACAGCGATGAGGTTCTGACAGGGGCAGATATCGAGGAGATCCTCGAAGTTGTTGCTCGACCGGCCTTTTCCTACGACTACTACATCTCGCACCCGTATTTTGTGCATTTGATCGCGGTTAAACGATCGCTGGCTAAACGCGTGGGCGGGCTGGATCCCTCCATGTCAATCTCGATGGACGTAGATTTTGTCCTCCGCGTCCTTGAGGCGGCAATTAGCGTGGCTCACATTCCCGCACCCCTATATCGTTGGCGGACGCACGAAAATAGCGCCGGGCACGCTAAGGTGGACGCAGTCATGGCCGCGACTCGCGGAGCGCTGGAACGCCATCATGAACGTTTGGGTCAAAGCGTGGAAGTGTCTGACGGATTGACGTTTAACACCTTCCGCCACGATTTCCCGCTTAAGGGGCGGACATTGATCATCGTGCCGACCAAGGATCGACTGGATCTAATCAAGCCTTGCGTCGACTCCCTCTTGGCCACCACCTCCGCAGATATCGTGATTGTGGATCACGATTCCGTCGATCAGGAAGTATTAGACTATTTCTTGAGTCTACCTCCCCGCGTCCGGATTCAGAAATTCTCTGGCCCGTTCAATTTTTCGAAGATGAACAACGAGGCTGTCAGCGCCCTTGGTGAAGGTTATGACGCCTATCTGTTCGCCAACAACGACTTGGAGGCGATCGAAGCCGGTTGGTTGGAGCATATGCAGGGAGTGTGCCTGCGTGAGGATGTCGGCGCGGTCGGCGCTCTACTGCTCTACTCCGATGATTCCATCCAGCACGGCGGCGTGGTTTTGAACGTCGGCGGTCCGGCCGAACACGTCTACAAGAATGAGCCTTCGTGCATCGGAAACATCCGGCACCCAGGGCATATCAGTGGTTTAGTGTCCGTCCGGGATTTCATGGCGGTCACGGGCGCCTGCCTGATGGTGCGCGCCGATATATTCCATCAAGTCGGAGGCTTCGACCCGCTTCTGGCGGTCGGCTTCAACGACATCGACTTGTGTCTGCGTATCAAGGAGGGCGGCCACAAAGTGCTCTTTGACGGCCATGCCATGCTTTACCATCATGAATCTGCTACGCGGATGAAGTCGAAGCAACTGCGGCACCCAGAAGACACAGCACTTATGATCGGCCGGTGGAGAGATCTTCTGAATGCGTCTGATCCCTATTTCAGCCCGTTATTCGGTAATCGCGCGCCTGCGAAGCACTTTATAGCCAATCCTATCGATCCTTACGCACCTGCTCGCGCCTGGACTCGCCGCAGAAGCAAGATGAAGAAGCATAGGACAGGTCGGGTTGCTCCGCCTATTGCGGTCATGTGAGCGACTCGAATGCGTCGGGGTTGTGAGGCGAGGAACTCTGCGGTCGGGTAAAGTCTGACGCCTTGCGCAGTGCGGCGGTGTCCGACAGTAGAGTCACACCCCTTCGCACGCGGATCGCCCCGGCCGTCTGAAGCTCCCCGCAGGCAGTCGAGACGCCGGCCCGGCGAACGGCCAGGAGATCGGCGATGTCGCTCTGGCGCGGCGGGACTTCCATCTGACGTAACCCCCGGCTCTCATCCAGCCATAACGAGAGTCCTTTGGTGATCTGAGCTGGGGCTGGTGGGGTTGGCAAGAGGCCGGTCAGCGCAGCCTCCAACCCGCGCAGCGGACCGGCCGATCTGTCCGTTGAGCGCATCTGCGTAAGCCTGCGGCGTCAGCCATCCCAGCTTCGAGTGCGGCCGGGTTTCGTTGTAGTCGCGCCGCCAAGTTTCGAGCACCGAACGGGCGTGCGATAGTGATCGGAACAGCGTTTCGTTCAGCAGTTCGTCACGCAGGCGGCCGTTGAAGCTCTCGTTGAAGCCGTTCTGCTGAGGCTTGCCTGGCGCGATGTAGTGCCAGCCGACGCCGGTGTCGTCGGCCCAGGCCAGGATGGCGTTGGACGTATATTCCGTGCCGTTGTGGCTGCGCCGACCTTCGGTTCGCTGATGATCGTGTGCGGGCGCCCTCGCCGCAGGATGATGGCGTCCAACTCGCGCACCAGTCGATCAGCTCGACCAGACGGTCCGCCGGGATCGTGATCTGCCGACCGGCCGTCAGGGTGGCGATCTTCGGTGGGGATCCCGCCTGAGTCACGTCTCGACCCAACCCTCTGGCGGGGCGTCGGAAGCCTTGGCCGTAACGCTGACCACGGTACGCCCGTCGGCATCGGTCACGATCACGCTGAACGAGGCCGTCTCCCAAAAGGCCGCACCCCTGGTACCGCAGAATCCCCCCAGAACCGCCACCGCCTCTTCACGTGCAGTATCGACATCGGGCAGATCCTCGCCCTGATCATCCCGAATACAGTCGCCGTTTTCGGTGTGGAAATAGAAGTGCGGCAATCGGGCCTCCAGCATCAGGTCTGCTGGAAGCGGTCATGGGGCGGATTGGTTCAGCGTTCAGATTTTCTGATTGAAAGCGCCGTCAGGCCGCCGCGCGTTTTCTGATCCGCGCAATGCGCCGAAGCCGGCGCCAGAAGCGGCCGCGCTCGGGTTCGGGATAGGGTTCCAGGTTCTCGACGAACTGCTCGGCCGACGCCCGCCAGCTGAACTTCTCAGCATAGGCGCGGACGTTTCGGCGGTCGAGGTCGAGGCATTTCAGGCAGGCGGTCTTCAAATCCTGGTCGATGACCCCGGCGTTCGAGCCGGGAATGATGTCGATCGGACCATGGGCCGGATAGGCGGCGACCGGCGTGCCGGCGGCCATGGCCTCCAGGATCACCAGACCGAAGGTGTCGGTCCAACTGGGGAAGACGAAGACGTCGGCGTCGCGAAAGCAACGGGCCAGATCATCACCGAACCTGGCCCCGAGGAATTTCGCCTCGGGATACTTTTCCTGCAGCTCGGCGCGGGCGGGCCCGTCACCGACAATGATCTTAGTGCCGGGCAGGTCCAGTTCGAGGAAGGCCTCGATATTCTTCTCCACCGCCACCCGTCCCACGTTCAGGAAGAAGGGCCGCGTCCAGTCCTTGCCGCCCATCTCGTCATAGATCCGGTCCAGATCGGGGCTGAACATCTCGGTGTCCACGCCGCGCGACCAGGGCGAGACGTTCTTGAACCCGTGCTCGACCAGTTCGTCGCGCAGGGTCGGGGTCGCCACCATCAGCCGGCCGGACGGCTTGTGGAACCATTTCATATAGGCGTAGCCGACCTGAACCGGGATCGGGAACCGGGCCGAGACATATTCCGGGAATTTGGTGTGATAGCTGGTGGTGAACGGCAGTTTCCACTCGACGCAGATTCGTCGCGTGGCGATGCCGATCGGCCCCTCGGTGGCGATGTGGACCGCCTCAGGTTCGAAGGCCCGCAGCATTTCGCGAATCTCTTCCTCCGCCCCCAGGGCCAGCCGGATCTCCGGATAGGTGGGGCAGGGAATGGTCTTGAACAGGCTCGGCTCTATGACCTCAACCTCATGGCCCATGCCGCGGCATTCCGCGACGGTGCGGGTCAGGGTGCGGACGACGCCGTTGACCTGAGGTTCCCAGGCGTCGGTGGCCAGAACGATGCGCATTGAGGCGGGCGGACCCTGAGCCGTTAAGTAAGGGCGGAACTTCTAGACGGTTCGAATGACGATGGCGAGACGTTCGCTACAACGGCAGCACCGTCGTCGACTTCACCTCCTCCAGCACGGCATAGGTCCGGGTCTCGCGCACGCCCGGCATACGCACCAGAACGTCGCCCAGGAAGGCGCGATAGGCGTCCATGTCGCCGACGCGCGCCTTGATCAGATAGTCGAAACCGCCGGCGACCATATGGCATTCCAGCACCTCGGGCTGGCTGCGGACGGCGGCGGCGAAGGCTTCGAAGACGTCGCCGGTGGTGCGGTCCAGCAAGACCTCGACGAAGATCAGCAGATCGCGGCCGACCTTGGCCGGGTCGATCATGGCGGCATAGCCGGTGATGATCTTCTTTTCGCGCAGCCGCCGGACCCGCTCGAAACAGGCGGCGGGCGACAGGTTGCACTGGCGCGCCAGCTCAGCGTTGGACAGCCGGCCGTCCGTCTGAAGCACCCGAAGAATGCGGCGGTCGACGGCGTCTATATCGATCATCGGAAATCGAGGCCCTGCACCGAACGATCTTCGGTCAAGCCTCGTATCATACGAAGCACCTTCAATGAACTCCGGCATATACGGCGTGAATCCACAGGATATGCCGCCGATGACCTCGCCCGCCTTCACGCCTTCGAGCCTGGCCGCCTGGGACGGCCTGGACGAACACAAGTTCCGCGATGAGCACGACGCCGTCGCCGCCAATCTGGCCCGCATGCCGCTGGACGTGACCGAACGGGCCGACGTCGTGGCCGAAGCCACAGCCCTGGTCGAACACGCGCGTCGCAGCCAGAAGAAGCAGGGGGTGGTCGAAAGCTTCCTGCAGCAGTTCAGCCTGGGCACTCGCGAGGGTCTGGCGCTGATGTGTCTGGCCGAGGCCCTGCTGCGCGTGCCGGACGAAGAGACGCGCGACCGACTGATCGCCGAAAAAATCGGCTCGGCCGACTGGGCCAGCCACCTGGGCCAGTCCGACAGCCTGTTCGTCAACGCCTCGACCTGGGGCCTGATGCTGACCGGCAAACTGGTCGATGTGGACGATGAGGCCCGCAGCGACCTGCCCGGCTTCCTGAAACGGATCGCCGGTCGTCTGGGCGAGCCGGTCATCCGCCAGGCCGTGGCCACCGCGGTCAAGATCATGGGCGAGCAGTTCGTGGTCGGCCGCACCATCCAGGGCGCGCTGAAGCGGTCGAACAAGGAAGGCTGGCTGTGCAGCTTCGACATGCTGGGCGAAGGCGCCCGCACCACCGCCGACGCCGACCGCTACGAGAAGATCTACGCCGACGCCATTGAGGCCGTGGGCAAGACCTCAAAGGGCCAGGGGCCGGAGCACGGTCACGGCGTGTCGGTGAAACTGTCGGCCCTGTCGCCCCGCTATGAGGCGACGCACGAGGACGACGTCTGGGCGACCCTCTATCCCCGGATCCTGCGCCTGGCCCAGATCGCGGCCCAATACGACATCAACTATACGATGGACGCCGAGGAGGCGGACCGTCTGGCCCTGTCGCTGAAACTGCTGGACCGGCTGGCGCATGAGCCCAGCCTGGGCGGTTGGACCGGCCTGGGCCTGGCGGTCCAGGCCTATCAGAAGCGCGGATTGGAGACGATCGAGCGGGTCGCCGACCTGGCCCGGCGCTCGGGTCGGCGGCTGATGGTGCGGCTGGTCAAGGGCGCCTATTGGGACACCGAGATCAAGCGCGCCCAGGTCTTCGGCCGCACCGACTATCCGGTCTTCACCACCAAGGCGGCGACCGACCTGAACTATCTCGTCTGCGCCAAGGCCATGATCGAGGCGGCGCCGGCGATCTACAGCCAGTTCGCCAGCCACAACGCCCACACCCTGGCCGCCGTGCGGCGCATGGCGCGGGATCGCGGCGTCACGGTCGAGCACCAGCGCCTGCACGGCATGGGTGAGGCCCTATATGACGCCGCGCACGAGGCCTGGGCCAATGAGACCGTCATCGTCCGCGCCTACGCCCCTGTCGGCGGACATGAGGAACTGCTGCCCTATCTGGTGCGGCGTCTGCTGGAAAACGGCGCCAACTCCTCCTTCGTCCATGCCCTGCTGGACGAGCGCGT from Brevundimonas sp. SL130 encodes the following:
- a CDS encoding phytanoyl-CoA dioxygenase family protein; translation: MFDLPFFSPLSATQRKTWNDQGYLHLKKAISTEEITAVRNRVEWHWANPSGNPHNVDVITGDYAGQCFTMNDTPLTVRGEAYKLNNLFLRDDTIRSVALSRRLKRIMGELLQSEPMICNSLNFERGSQQDAHIDSWYMPAPDDESMVAASISLDPVDDTNGPIFFYPGSHKIAPYRFSDGRLNVIDAEFADCRAYVQAQIEELQLPLIRYQGGPGDVFIWHGQLIHGGSPIRDFSRTRSSLVVHYWRASDVPQQSVVRDKAGRAYLAHTLRGELQPVAA
- a CDS encoding glycosyltransferase; this encodes MPVTVVKNMEAGWLARVGGLFRKSNDTALREKGRGALREGRTDEAIEAFQRHLALRPRDGQTWVRLGNALKDAGRYDNAEVAYEKACKIRPRSAHTWLQRAHLARFSGDREGAAAYFRRSFELDGNAEAGRELLRLSDSVEGASAPPSLVGCIDGLTANSIFGWVVDPDSPDVPAKIEFLQAGVVVGLGQTSIARPDVHAAGYGATHAGFRVALNAHYRGDKGPVIARLSESKRPLVNSPFQPAEDDHVSLWLKRWQVVDADTRAELRRLFDQETEGLSLSIIMPIYNPPINWLKQALDSVVGQFCSRWELICIDDASPDPAVMGVLSAYAAKDRRIRILQMPKNGGISKATNAGLKLAKGDYVAFMDHDDALEPEAVYRMLETARGGYDLIYSDEVLTGADIEEILEVVARPAFSYDYYISHPYFVHLIAVKRSLAKRVGGLDPSMSISMDVDFVLRVLEAAISVAHIPAPLYRWRTHENSAGHAKVDAVMAATRGALERHHERLGQSVEVSDGLTFNTFRHDFPLKGRTLIIVPTKDRLDLIKPCVDSLLATTSADIVIVDHDSVDQEVLDYFLSLPPRVRIQKFSGPFNFSKMNNEAVSALGEGYDAYLFANNDLEAIEAGWLEHMQGVCLREDVGAVGALLLYSDDSIQHGGVVLNVGGPAEHVYKNEPSCIGNIRHPGHISGLVSVRDFMAVTGACLMVRADIFHQVGGFDPLLAVGFNDIDLCLRIKEGGHKVLFDGHAMLYHHESATRMKSKQLRHPEDTALMIGRWRDLLNASDPYFSPLFGNRAPAKHFIANPIDPYAPARAWTRRRSKMKKHRTGRVAPPIAVM
- a CDS encoding helix-turn-helix domain-containing protein, which gives rise to MEVPPRQSDIADLLAVRRAGVSTACGELQTAGAIRVRRGVTLLSDTAALRKASDFTRPQSSSPHNPDAFESLT
- a CDS encoding DUF6894 family protein, which translates into the protein MPHFYFHTENGDCIRDDQGEDLPDVDTAREEAVAVLGGFCGTRGAAFWETASFSVIVTDADGRTVVSVTAKASDAPPEGWVET
- a CDS encoding glycosyltransferase family 4 protein — protein: MRIVLATDAWEPQVNGVVRTLTRTVAECRGMGHEVEVIEPSLFKTIPCPTYPEIRLALGAEEEIREMLRAFEPEAVHIATEGPIGIATRRICVEWKLPFTTSYHTKFPEYVSARFPIPVQVGYAYMKWFHKPSGRLMVATPTLRDELVEHGFKNVSPWSRGVDTEMFSPDLDRIYDEMGGKDWTRPFFLNVGRVAVEKNIEAFLELDLPGTKIIVGDGPARAELQEKYPEAKFLGARFGDDLARCFRDADVFVFPSWTDTFGLVILEAMAAGTPVAAYPAHGPIDIIPGSNAGVIDQDLKTACLKCLDLDRRNVRAYAEKFSWRASAEQFVENLEPYPEPERGRFWRRLRRIARIRKRAAA
- a CDS encoding Lrp/AsnC ligand binding domain-containing protein: MIDIDAVDRRILRVLQTDGRLSNAELARQCNLSPAACFERVRRLREKKIITGYAAMIDPAKVGRDLLIFVEVLLDRTTGDVFEAFAAAVRSQPEVLECHMVAGGFDYLIKARVGDMDAYRAFLGDVLVRMPGVRETRTYAVLEEVKSTTVLPL